A region from the Medicago truncatula cultivar Jemalong A17 chromosome 6, MtrunA17r5.0-ANR, whole genome shotgun sequence genome encodes:
- the LOC11414053 gene encoding kunitz-type trypsin inhibitor-like 2 protein, which yields MKPTFLTLSLILFALTICFSLAFAQVSEQVFDTNGNPIFPGGTFYIMPSIFGAAGGGLRLGKTKNSKCPLTVLQDYSEVVNGLPVKFTRLEAGHDIISTNTALDIAFTTKPDCAESSKWVLVDDFNKLTGPWVGIGGTEDNEGKHIINGFFKIQKHGFGYKLVFCPDITAPPGACYDIGRHDDFTGRLLVLANNDPYEVVFVDAMGN from the coding sequence ATGAAGCCTACATTCCTTACTCTTTCTTTGATCCTCTTTGCATTAACCATCTGCTTTTCATTAGCTTTTGCACAAGTTTCTGAACAAGTTTTTGACACAAATGGAAACCCCATTTTTCCTGGTGGCACATTCTATATTATGCCATCAATCTTTGGAGCAGCTGGTGGTGGATTGAGGCTTGGTAAGACAAAAAACTCAAAATGTCCACTTACTGTACTTCAAGATTATTCTGAGGTTGTCAATGGTCTGCCTGTAAAGTTTACCAGGCTAGAAGCAGGCCATGATATAATCTCAACAAACACAGCACTTGATATCGCATTTACAACAAAGCCCGACTGTGCTGAATCCTCCAAGTGGGTGTTGGTTGATGATTTTAACAAATTAACTGGACCATGGGTTGGTATTGGTGGTACTGAAGATAATGAAGGTAAGCATATCATAAATGGTTTCTTTAAAATTCAGAAACATGGTTTTGGATACAAGCTTGTGTTCTGTCCAGATATCACTGCCCCACCTGGTGCTTGTTATGATATTGGGAGGCATGATGACTTTACTGGAAGACTTCTGGTCCTGGCTAATAATGATCCCTATGAAGTTGTATTTGTTGATGCCATGGGAAATTGA
- the LOC120576092 gene encoding uncharacterized protein, whose amino-acid sequence MSRDFGCIKDLKKDLDVWKIAFRVLDLWIVTASNGNQHLELIIEDAKGDRVHVVTRYQDLERWKRVIEDGKTYVLHNCLVFDNDDAFKFKSFKEIQDGNFKPDVLYDNGKSNVCNNWSGSRLLIKFKHPVVERFRSSLHAQGRGLGRTLCEGSNSSQRSQNNEFSNLSQVRAIGEFRNLIQNTYCITVGTTSKFNPNRFGWYYESCTKCPKASRSGGASYKCSCGEDVEDPLTRYKVVVQVVYEGDKSEFVFWDKECVQILGVTADTLRKTIQEVDEDDPMIYPTHLDKLLGLELALRVKYQAYYHQSSVQGFSSDAAVIERIKRHLRPDGMQSDVQEVDETVVNNDPTQLFELRSTSSSVECSKVIPTHVNIVGNNPTQSVKVEQKTSYGKGLKSVPVSMHCF is encoded by the exons atgtctagggattttggttGTATCAAAGATTTGAAAAAGGATCTAGATGTTTGGAAAATTGCATTTAGAGTTCTTGACTTATGGATTGTCACTGCCAGTAATGGTAATCAACACTTGGAGCTAATCATCGAAGATGCCAAG GGTGATAGGGTTCATGTTGTAACTCGGTATCAAGACCTTGAGCGTTGGAAGCGAGTGATTGAGGATGGCAAGACCTATGTTTTGCATAATTGTCTTGTGTTCGATAATGATGATGCGTTCAA ATTTAAGTCCTTTAAGGAGATCCAAGACGGGAATTTCAAACCAGATGTTTTGTATG ATAACGGTAAGTCGAATGTGTGCAATAACTGGTCTGGCTCAAGGTtgttaatcaaattcaaacatCCAGTTGTTGAGAGATTTAGGAGCAG TCTTCATGCTCAAGGTCGTGGCCTTGGTCGGACTCTTTGTGAAGGTTCGAATTCTTCTCAGAGATCACAGAATAATGAATTTTCAAATCTTTCTCAAGTGAGAGCAATTGGTGAATTTAGGAATTTGATTCAG aacaCCTATTGCATCACTGTTGGCACAACAAGCAAGTTTAATCCTAATCGATTTGGCTGGTACTATGAAAGCTGCACCAAATGCCCAAAAGCTTCAAGGTCAGGTGGTGCTAGCTATAAGTGTTCATGTGGAGAGGATGTCGAAGATCCGTTGACAAG GTATAAGGTGGTTGTTCAAGTTGTATATGAGGGTGATAAGTCGGAGTTTGTGTTCTGGGATAAGGAATGTGTTCAGATTCTTGGTGTCACTGCAGATACTCTTAGAAAAACCATACAGGAG GTTGATGAGGATGATCCCATGATATATCCCACGCATTTAGATAAATTGCTTGGACTTGAGTTGGCATTACGTGTGAAATACCAGGCGTATTATCATCAATCATCTGTGCAAGGTTTTTCCTCTGATGCTGCTGTTATTGAGAGAATTAAGCGTCATCTTCGTCCTGATGGAATGCAGTCAGATGTGCAAGAAGTTGATGAG ACTGTTGTCAACAATGATCCAACTCAGTTATTTGAACTTCGAAGTACAAGTTCTTCTGTTGAATGCTCAAAAGTCATTCCAACTCATGTG AACATTGTCGGCAATAATCCAACACAATCAGTGAAAGTTGAGCAGAAGACCTCTTATGGTAAAGGCTTGAAATCAGTTCCAGTTTCTATG CATTGTTTCTGA
- the LOC112422454 gene encoding uncharacterized protein, with protein MDKEWMRFPRESPEYMKGVFFFLNYAYNKGKPEGLEILCPCAQCHNASWKTGAVVFDHLIGNGFEKGYDVWDRYGEGLNPMDIDGDTDSEEDELDNIDELLNDRFRDVIQEECGVNNGLSDDAKKFYNLIEEASQELYPGCKNFSTLSFTIRLYLLNCLHGWSNASFTSLLELLKEAMPLLNVPDSYNKTRGMIRDLRLDYNKIDACPNDCMLY; from the coding sequence ATGGACAAAGAATGGATGAGATTTCCAAGAGAAAGCCCAGAGTACATGAAGGGcgtattcttttttcttaattatgCTTATAACAAAGGAAAACCTGAAGGACTGGAGATTTTGTGCCCTTGCGCTCAATGCCACAATGCTTCTTGGAAAACAGGAGCAGTCGTATTTGATCATTTAATAGGAAATGGATTTGAGAAAGGCTACGATGTTTGGGATCGCTATGGTGAGGGGTTAAATCCCATGGATATCGATGGTGATACAGATTCTGAAGAGGATGAACTAGATAACATTGATGAACTATTGAATGACAGATTTAGAGATGTGATACAAGAGGAGTGTGGAGTTAACAATGGTCTTAGTGATGATGCTAAAAAGTTTTATAATCTGATTGAAGAAGCGAGCCAAGAGTTGTACCCAGGATGCAAAAATTTCTCTACATTATCTTTCACTATTCGTCTGTACTTGTTAAACTGTCTTCATGGTTGGAGCAATGCATCCTTTACTTCTCTATTAGAGTTGTTGAAAGAAGCTATGCCTTTATTAAATGTTCCTGATTCATATAATAAAACTAGAGGAATGATAAGAGATTTGAGACTTGATTATAATAAGATTGACGCATGTCCTAATGACTGTATGCTATATTAG
- the LOC11417261 gene encoding F-box/kelch-repeat protein At3g23880, with protein sequence MYEPVIEHGLVCLLGVDSESSWFRIWNPATGIISEKLGSFKEPRNGSYCSRSFTFGYDNSTGTYKVVFICYSKLKVFSLKDNIWRKISRFPPFDHAIPLTFSNNEGVYLSGTVNWFAIRNKAIYNSYNKDITVEQFMIISLDLGTETYKQFQTPRGVDEVPDIEPTIAVLMDCLCFSHYIKRTHFVIWQMSEFGVEQSWTQFIKISFENVQVDDRFSDWNRYQSFMFPLCLSENGDILILISQYHKAILYHLKDNRVEQASGNEIPWKFFKDYVESLASIC encoded by the coding sequence ATGTACGAACCAGTAATCGAACATGGATTGGTCTGTTTGCTTGGAGTAGACTCTGAAAGTAGTTGGTTTCGTATATGGAATCCAGCCACTGGTATAATATCTGAAAAATTAGGATCTTTTAAAGAGCCTCGCAACGGTTCATATTGCAGTCGTAGCTTCACATTTGGGTATGATAATTCAACTGGAACTTATAAGGTGGTGTTCATATGTTATAGTAAACTGAAAGTTTTCAGTTTGAAGGATAATATTTGGAGAAAAATTTCAAGGTTTCCTCCTTTTGACCATGCCATTCCTCTTACCTTTAGTAACAATGAAGGAGTGTATTTGAGTGGCACAGTTAATTGGTTTGCCATTCGAAATAAGGCCATTTAtaattcttataataaggatatTACCGTTGAGCAATTCATGATTATCTCCCTTGATCTTGGTACTGAGACATACAAGCAATTTCAGACCCCTCGGGGTGTTGATGAAGTGCCAGATATTGAACCGACTATTGCTGTGTTGATGGACTGCCTTTGTTTTTCTCACTATATCAAGAGAACTCATTTTGTTATATGGCAGATGTCGGAATTTGGAGTCGAACAATCTTggactcaattcatcaaaatcaGTTTTGAGAATGTTCAAGTAGATGATAGGTTTAGTGACTGGAATCGTTATCAATCGTTTATGTTCCCATTGTGTCTTTCTGAGAATGGTGACATACTAATACTGATTTCTCAATATCACAAAGCAATTCTCTATCATTTGAAAGATAATAGAGTAGAGCAGGCTAGTGGTAATGAAATACCATGGAAATTCTTCAAGGATTACGTTGAAAGTTTGGCTTCAATTTGTTGA